One part of the Phycisphaeraceae bacterium genome encodes these proteins:
- the rsmG gene encoding 16S rRNA (guanine(527)-N(7))-methyltransferase RsmG → MTLEPPPGFIAAAEELGVAFDPGDVDRLGRFLALMLEVNKTHNLTAITDPAEAWTRHILDAISVVPLIASVEPAEAGSPVRVCDIGAGGGVPGIPLAILLPEVRFTLVEATGKKVEFLRSAVAELGLENVAVVGERAERVGQDHRAHREKYDVALARAVGHLAIVVELCAPLVRPGGVVLAIKGAKAEQEIEQAGKAMGLLGVRLFQTVPTPTGRIVVLEKTTRTPRDYPRRDGEPKRRPLGMPAPERT, encoded by the coding sequence ATGACGCTTGAACCACCGCCCGGATTCATCGCCGCCGCCGAGGAGTTGGGGGTCGCCTTCGACCCCGGAGACGTCGATCGCCTCGGCCGCTTCCTCGCCTTGATGCTCGAGGTCAACAAGACCCACAACCTCACCGCGATCACCGATCCGGCAGAGGCGTGGACGCGGCACATTCTCGACGCGATCTCCGTCGTCCCGCTGATTGCCAGTGTTGAGCCCGCTGAAGCGGGTTCGCCCGTCCGGGTCTGTGACATCGGGGCCGGCGGCGGCGTTCCGGGAATCCCGCTGGCGATCCTGCTGCCCGAGGTCAGGTTCACGCTGGTCGAGGCGACGGGCAAGAAAGTCGAGTTCCTTCGGTCGGCGGTGGCAGAGCTCGGGCTCGAGAACGTCGCGGTGGTCGGCGAGCGGGCGGAAAGGGTCGGCCAGGACCACCGCGCCCACCGCGAGAAGTACGATGTCGCTCTGGCCCGGGCGGTCGGTCACCTGGCGATCGTCGTCGAGCTGTGCGCCCCGCTGGTCCGTCCCGGCGGTGTGGTCCTGGCAATCAAGGGGGCGAAGGCGGAGCAGGAGATCGAGCAGGCGGGCAAGGCGATGGGCCTGCTTGGGGTGCGGCTCTTCCAGACCGTGCCCACGCCGACCGGCCGGATCGTCGTGCTGGAAAAGACCACCCGGACGCCCCGTGATTATCCGCGGCGGGACGGAGAACCCAAGCGCAGGCCGCTCGGGATGCCGGCGCCGGAGCGCACCTGA
- a CDS encoding nuclear transport factor 2 family protein: MDIRSKAAPGTALVLVGCVALAAQPGTSAKPDPSSLMEEARTTGTLRVPADGAKAEVNAVLDSLHHLASKADGEAYFALFTPDAVFLGTDATERWNIEQFRAFAHPYFSKGQGWTYTSHDRHLSLSKDGATAWFDEALENAKYGACRGSGVLVQIDGAWKIAQYNLSVPIPNDLLEDVARQIREYETKEPAAKP, translated from the coding sequence ATGGACATTCGCTCGAAGGCGGCCCCGGGAACCGCGTTGGTCCTTGTCGGCTGCGTAGCACTCGCGGCCCAGCCGGGCACGTCGGCCAAACCCGACCCATCCTCCCTCATGGAAGAGGCGCGGACGACAGGCACGCTCAGGGTGCCGGCCGATGGCGCGAAGGCCGAAGTCAACGCCGTGCTCGACTCGCTGCATCACCTGGCGTCCAAGGCGGATGGGGAAGCGTACTTCGCGCTCTTCACGCCCGATGCCGTCTTCCTGGGAACTGATGCGACAGAGCGATGGAACATCGAACAATTCCGCGCCTTCGCCCACCCCTACTTTTCGAAGGGGCAGGGCTGGACATACACCTCCCACGACCGTCACCTCTCCCTGTCGAAGGACGGCGCCACGGCCTGGTTCGACGAGGCTCTCGAAAACGCTAAGTACGGAGCCTGCCGAGGCTCGGGCGTGCTCGTACAGATCGACGGAGCGTGGAAGATCGCGCAGTACAACCTCTCGGTGCCCATTCCAAACGACCTACTCGAGGATGTCGCCCGGCAGATCCGCGAGTACGAGACCAAAGAGCCCGCCGCGAAGCCGTAG
- a CDS encoding transcriptional repressor, whose amino-acid sequence MIDPDPSVRDLFTRHGLRCTRQREVVYAALLACKNHPTAEELFRLARGCESGLSLATVYNALDAFIRSGLCRRLPSSHNGGPVSGGCRFDASTDSHVHTVSASGQVRDLPADLSSAVLDSIPDHLLREIERRLGARIMRVGVDLIVYDDGGEAPPTGCA is encoded by the coding sequence ATGATCGATCCCGATCCATCCGTGCGAGACCTTTTCACCCGCCATGGCCTGCGATGCACCCGCCAGCGGGAGGTGGTCTACGCCGCTCTGCTCGCGTGCAAGAACCACCCGACCGCCGAGGAACTCTTCCGCCTCGCCCGCGGCTGCGAGTCCGGGCTTTCTCTGGCCACGGTGTACAACGCGCTTGATGCGTTCATCCGCTCTGGACTCTGCCGGCGTCTTCCATCCAGTCACAACGGGGGCCCGGTATCTGGCGGCTGCCGGTTCGACGCCTCGACCGACTCGCACGTCCACACCGTCTCGGCGTCTGGACAGGTCCGCGACCTGCCGGCCGACCTCTCATCCGCCGTTCTGGACTCGATTCCGGATCACCTGCTGCGCGAGATCGAGAGACGCCTCGGCGCGCGGATCATGCGAGTCGGAGTCGACCTGATCGTGTACGACGACGGAGGCGAAGCACCCCCAACGGGGTGTGCCTGA
- a CDS encoding GTP cyclohydrolase I FolE2, protein MPDVQGTSDTRRVPIDKVGVKNVTYPMTLVVPASCTGDGSSGGESGEQSTVATINMYVSLPHYQKGTHMSRFLEVLNEYSGPITPGQIPEITEAIRRRLGAADAHFEAWFTYFIRKFAPVTKMPGMMDYRVGFECRAGPKSDFMMTVRAPATSLCPCSKEISQFGAHNQRCEIEAKVRLKADGSCGTLWIEELVRIMERSASMELFAVLKRPDEKFVTEAAYENPKFVEDIIRDLALELDREDRITWYSITSENFESIHNHNAYAEITRDKLA, encoded by the coding sequence ATGCCGGATGTTCAGGGAACCAGTGATACGCGGCGGGTCCCGATTGACAAGGTGGGCGTCAAGAACGTGACGTATCCGATGACGCTGGTCGTGCCCGCATCCTGCACGGGAGACGGGTCGAGCGGCGGTGAGAGCGGGGAGCAGTCGACGGTCGCGACGATCAATATGTATGTGTCGCTGCCGCACTACCAGAAGGGCACGCACATGAGCCGGTTCCTGGAGGTGCTCAATGAGTACTCCGGGCCGATCACGCCGGGGCAGATCCCGGAGATCACCGAGGCGATCCGGCGGCGGTTGGGCGCGGCCGATGCGCACTTCGAGGCGTGGTTCACGTACTTCATCCGCAAGTTTGCCCCGGTGACGAAGATGCCTGGGATGATGGACTACCGGGTCGGCTTCGAGTGCCGCGCGGGGCCCAAGAGCGATTTCATGATGACGGTGCGGGCCCCGGCGACCAGCCTGTGCCCGTGCTCGAAGGAGATCTCGCAGTTCGGGGCGCACAACCAGCGGTGCGAGATCGAGGCCAAGGTGCGGCTGAAGGCGGACGGGTCGTGCGGGACGCTGTGGATCGAGGAGCTGGTGCGGATCATGGAGCGATCGGCGTCCATGGAGTTGTTCGCGGTGCTCAAGCGGCCGGACGAGAAGTTCGTGACCGAGGCCGCGTACGAGAACCCGAAGTTCGTCGAGGACATCATCCGGGACTTGGCCCTGGAACTGGATCGGGAGGACCGGATTACCTGGTACTCGATCACGAGCGAGAACTTCGAGTCGATCCACAACCACAACGCCTACGCCGAGATCACGCGGGACAAGCTGGCCTGA
- a CDS encoding GNAT family N-acetyltransferase, which translates to MIQIRRILMDDALYAQECALREAVLLGPIGFDLDRFRREFPGIEERMEHYVAVFDHPSGPRVVGSVGLVVDHPAKGVGKLTQMCVDPQRQGEGIGKRLVVAVERRAFGELELAELFCHAQIAACGFYRRLAWNPDGEVFTEAGIEHRKMILRPSLGEPAEA; encoded by the coding sequence TTGATCCAGATCCGCCGAATCCTGATGGACGATGCCCTGTACGCACAGGAATGCGCGCTCCGCGAGGCCGTGCTCCTCGGACCCATCGGCTTCGACCTCGACCGCTTCCGCCGGGAGTTCCCGGGGATCGAGGAGCGGATGGAGCACTACGTCGCAGTCTTCGACCACCCATCCGGGCCGCGGGTCGTTGGCAGCGTGGGGCTTGTGGTCGATCACCCGGCCAAGGGCGTCGGCAAACTGACCCAGATGTGTGTCGACCCGCAGAGGCAAGGCGAGGGGATCGGCAAGCGGCTGGTCGTCGCCGTTGAGCGAAGGGCGTTTGGTGAACTGGAACTGGCGGAACTGTTCTGCCACGCCCAGATCGCCGCGTGCGGGTTCTACCGCCGCCTCGCGTGGAACCCCGATGGCGAGGTCTTTACCGAGGCCGGGATTGAGCACCGTAAGATGATCCTGCGGCCCTCCCTCGGCGAACCCGCCGAGGCCTGA
- a CDS encoding PrsW family intramembrane metalloprotease, which produces MLVYAMLAVSALVIAVIVYRYDLYDREPWWLLVVATALGAAGMWVAGRVQVMLISAAGSLAAEHFDTAMALVAATTEEANKILGVAVVAVCFRRWFNDPLDGLVYGSFAGLGAAILESVGVVSEAAHEGVLPAHEVVRLAGHLVMGGIAGFGLGLWPFRRRGWNGRHGPLPWVWAAAGCFLAAWTLHFLWDLVAFAAERRGRMTPMLTACAMTMMLGGLLLFRGLVGIGAARSRAVFAVK; this is translated from the coding sequence ATGCTCGTCTACGCGATGCTCGCGGTGTCCGCCCTCGTCATCGCGGTCATCGTGTACCGCTACGACCTGTACGACCGCGAGCCGTGGTGGCTGCTGGTTGTTGCCACGGCTCTGGGCGCCGCGGGCATGTGGGTCGCGGGCCGGGTGCAGGTGATGTTGATCAGCGCCGCGGGCAGCCTTGCCGCGGAGCACTTCGATACCGCCATGGCGCTGGTCGCCGCGACGACCGAGGAGGCAAACAAGATCCTCGGCGTGGCCGTTGTCGCCGTGTGCTTCAGGCGGTGGTTCAACGACCCGCTCGATGGGCTGGTGTACGGCTCGTTTGCCGGGCTGGGCGCGGCGATCCTGGAATCGGTCGGAGTCGTGTCGGAGGCCGCTCACGAGGGCGTGCTCCCCGCCCACGAGGTCGTCCGCCTTGCAGGGCACCTGGTGATGGGTGGAATCGCGGGGTTCGGCCTGGGGTTGTGGCCGTTCCGGCGTCGGGGATGGAACGGCCGGCACGGTCCGCTCCCGTGGGTGTGGGCGGCGGCGGGCTGTTTTCTCGCCGCGTGGACCCTGCATTTCCTGTGGGACCTGGTCGCCTTCGCCGCGGAACGCCGAGGCCGGATGACGCCGATGCTGACGGCCTGCGCCATGACGATGATGCTCGGAGGGCTGCTCCTGTTCCGCGGCCTTGTGGGGATCGGCGCGGCGAGGTCACGGGCCGTATTCGCGGTGAAGTGA
- the glpK gene encoding glycerol kinase GlpK, producing MPFVLALDQGTTSSRSIVFSPDGTPVAQKQIEFRQIFPRAGWVEHDPMEIWSSQLASLSGALAAAGVRASDLAAVGITNQRETTIVWDRATSRPVYNAIVWQDRRTAEACDRLRHDGAEPTIREKTGLVIDSYFSGTKIGWILDNVPGLRARAERGELAFGTVDSWLIWNLTGGKVHATDATNASRTMLYNIHTGEWDPDLLRLLRVPEALLPRVVECSGTIATVDPDLPAARAPIAGVAGDQHAALFGQACHVPGMAKATYGTGCFLLQTLGPKPVLSQSGLLTTIAWSLGGSVTYALEGAVFIGGAIVQWLRDGLRIIRSSDEVEALAASVPDSGGVCLVPALAGLGAPHWDQYARGLIIGLTRGTTHAHIARAALEGIAFEVADLMDAMRKDSGAQLPELRADGGASVNALLMRFQAEALGVPVSCSAIPETTALGAAFLAGLGVGVFKSVDEIASHWKQGPRYEPAMDRAEMDRLRTRWRRALDRCRNWERE from the coding sequence ATGCCGTTTGTCCTCGCGCTCGATCAGGGCACCACATCATCACGGTCGATCGTGTTCTCGCCCGACGGCACGCCCGTGGCGCAGAAGCAGATCGAGTTTCGTCAGATCTTTCCCAGGGCCGGCTGGGTCGAGCACGACCCGATGGAAATCTGGTCGTCGCAGCTCGCGTCCCTCAGCGGGGCGCTCGCGGCGGCCGGCGTCCGCGCGTCGGACTTGGCCGCGGTGGGGATCACGAATCAGCGGGAGACGACGATCGTCTGGGATCGTGCCACCTCCCGGCCTGTCTACAACGCCATCGTCTGGCAGGACCGCCGGACCGCGGAAGCGTGCGACCGGCTGCGCCACGACGGCGCCGAGCCGACCATCCGCGAGAAGACGGGCCTTGTCATCGACTCGTACTTCTCGGGAACCAAGATCGGCTGGATCCTCGACAACGTCCCCGGCCTCCGCGCCCGCGCCGAGCGGGGCGAACTCGCGTTCGGGACCGTCGATTCCTGGCTCATCTGGAACCTGACGGGCGGGAAGGTCCATGCAACAGATGCGACCAATGCCTCGCGGACGATGTTGTACAACATCCACACGGGCGAGTGGGACCCTGATCTGCTCCGCCTCCTTCGTGTGCCTGAGGCCCTGCTGCCCCGCGTCGTCGAGTGCTCGGGCACGATCGCGACGGTGGACCCGGACCTGCCGGCGGCACGGGCCCCGATCGCGGGGGTCGCGGGCGACCAGCACGCCGCGCTCTTCGGCCAGGCCTGCCACGTGCCGGGGATGGCCAAGGCCACGTACGGCACCGGGTGCTTCCTCCTCCAGACGCTCGGGCCCAAGCCGGTACTGTCCCAATCCGGCCTCCTGACCACGATCGCGTGGAGCCTGGGCGGCAGCGTGACGTACGCGCTGGAGGGAGCGGTGTTCATCGGCGGGGCGATCGTGCAGTGGCTGCGCGACGGTCTCCGCATCATCCGGTCGTCGGACGAGGTGGAAGCGCTCGCCGCGTCGGTCCCGGATTCCGGAGGGGTGTGCCTGGTTCCGGCGCTCGCGGGGCTTGGTGCGCCGCACTGGGACCAGTACGCGCGGGGCCTGATCATCGGCCTGACGCGAGGCACGACCCACGCCCACATCGCCCGTGCCGCGCTCGAGGGCATCGCCTTTGAGGTGGCGGACCTGATGGATGCCATGCGGAAGGACTCTGGGGCGCAGCTTCCGGAGCTCCGCGCCGACGGCGGGGCGTCCGTGAACGCGCTGCTGATGCGGTTCCAGGCCGAGGCTCTGGGTGTTCCCGTGTCGTGCTCGGCCATCCCAGAGACAACTGCCCTCGGCGCGGCATTCCTTGCGGGCCTCGGCGTCGGGGTGTTCAAGTCCGTGGATGAGATCGCATCGCATTGGAAGCAGGGACCTCGGTACGAGCCCGCGATGGATCGGGCCGAGATGGACCGACTCCGGACGCGCTGGCGGCGGGCCCTGGATCGGTGCCGGAACTGGGAGCGAGAATGA
- a CDS encoding PilZ domain-containing protein: MSPVANRRRHQRYVLQPMYTPVAVRLLDREQFDIEGHAYDISVGGMRFELDERVAPGTTVAIQITLPMTDETEVGPGRSIYVLATIVWIEDDDVPGPVRTAAVFNHFARVGDQERLARQFSTGRFRLAA, from the coding sequence GTGTCACCTGTCGCCAACCGCCGTCGCCACCAGCGCTACGTGCTGCAGCCCATGTACACGCCTGTCGCGGTCAGGCTGCTCGACCGCGAGCAGTTCGATATTGAGGGGCACGCGTACGACATCTCGGTGGGGGGGATGCGCTTTGAACTCGACGAGCGGGTCGCGCCCGGCACCACGGTGGCGATCCAGATCACCCTCCCCATGACCGACGAGACGGAGGTCGGACCCGGGCGTTCGATCTATGTGCTCGCGACGATCGTGTGGATCGAGGATGATGATGTCCCCGGCCCGGTGCGCACCGCTGCGGTGTTCAACCACTTCGCGAGAGTGGGGGACCAGGAGCGGCTGGCGCGGCAGTTCTCCACCGGTCGATTCCGGCTCGCGGCCTGA
- a CDS encoding M48 family metallopeptidase, with the protein MSQTPPPPPGRPSRLNEATGKLRAEISAYPGSITYVDLMRKNKRESVMLMVVMVLLGVVLGGVISGALTAYAGASAADLLPSVVLGAAAALVVASLGATWSWFGGDSAILAMSGAREITKPDDPQLFNVVEECAIAAGLPVPRVYLINDTALNAFATGRDPQHASVAITTGLRNVLNRDELQGVIAHEVAHIRHYDVRFAMLMATMVGLIVFASDAFRRILWYAPRGGRGGSRGGGKEGGGAAVAILFIAAILLSILAPIFAFLIQMAYSRQREFLADAGAVEITRNPEGLASALLKLADDPEPLVDTANRGTAHLFIVNPLKRMHDAHQSLDSMFLSHPPIQKRVARLMALTR; encoded by the coding sequence ATGTCCCAGACACCCCCTCCACCGCCGGGAAGGCCGTCCCGCCTCAACGAGGCAACCGGGAAGCTGCGCGCCGAGATCTCCGCGTACCCGGGGTCGATCACGTACGTCGACCTGATGCGAAAGAACAAGCGTGAGTCGGTGATGCTGATGGTGGTGATGGTGCTGCTCGGGGTTGTCCTGGGCGGGGTCATCTCGGGGGCGCTCACGGCCTACGCGGGGGCGAGCGCGGCGGACCTGCTGCCGTCGGTCGTCCTCGGCGCCGCGGCGGCGCTGGTCGTGGCCTCGCTCGGGGCGACATGGTCGTGGTTCGGGGGCGACTCGGCCATCCTGGCGATGTCGGGGGCACGCGAGATCACCAAGCCCGATGACCCGCAGTTGTTCAACGTGGTCGAGGAGTGCGCCATCGCCGCGGGCCTGCCGGTGCCGCGCGTGTACCTCATCAACGACACGGCGCTGAACGCATTCGCGACGGGCCGGGACCCGCAGCACGCCTCGGTGGCGATCACGACCGGGCTGCGGAACGTGCTCAACCGCGACGAACTCCAGGGGGTCATCGCGCACGAGGTGGCCCATATCCGGCACTACGACGTCCGTTTCGCCATGCTGATGGCGACGATGGTGGGGCTGATCGTCTTCGCGAGCGATGCGTTCCGGCGGATCCTCTGGTACGCCCCTCGCGGGGGGCGGGGCGGGTCCCGCGGCGGCGGCAAGGAGGGGGGCGGGGCGGCGGTGGCGATCCTGTTCATCGCGGCGATCCTGCTGTCGATCCTTGCCCCGATCTTCGCGTTCCTGATCCAGATGGCGTACTCGCGCCAGAGGGAGTTTCTGGCCGATGCCGGGGCGGTGGAGATCACCCGGAATCCGGAGGGGCTGGCTTCGGCGCTGCTCAAGCTTGCCGACGACCCGGAGCCGCTGGTGGACACCGCGAACCGGGGGACCGCTCACCTGTTCATCGTGAATCCGCTGAAGCGGATGCACGATGCCCACCAGTCCCTGGATTCGATGTTCCTGTCCCACCCGCCGATCCAGAAGCGGGTGGCGCGCCTCATGGCGCTCACCCGGTGA
- a CDS encoding rod shape-determining protein RodA, with protein MDRYTLRTLIGWDLTLGHFAWLTVGASVALSLIGVYAIDVGTRLPDSGEAMSGLVVRQLVFLAVGLLAAGLVAFPHYRLIRMVAWPVMWVTLGLLLFLLIPVVPSWLVTPRNGARAWINLGPVDFQPSEVCKIAFVLVVSDYLRYRSSHRTLTGLLPIALITFVPVGLIMLQPDFGTAAIFIPTLFAILLAAGAKIKHLVAVVLIGAAAVPAAYPLLKPYQKQRILGLVMVMKGDREAANDTTYQSFTAITLTGAGGVSGLEDEQSRAMVRFNRLPERHNDMVFAVVVNRFGLLGGVAVLGLYLVWFAGALATAAISRDPFGRLVVVGCTAAVAAQMFINVGMNIGLVPIVGLTLPYVSYGGSSMLTVWIMTGLIFSVATRRPARMSRPTFEWDRVERD; from the coding sequence ATGGACCGCTACACGCTTCGAACGCTGATCGGCTGGGACCTGACGCTCGGGCACTTCGCCTGGCTGACCGTCGGCGCCTCGGTGGCGCTCTCGCTGATCGGCGTGTACGCCATCGACGTCGGCACCCGCCTGCCCGATTCGGGCGAGGCCATGTCCGGCCTGGTGGTCCGGCAACTGGTCTTCCTCGCGGTCGGGCTGCTCGCTGCAGGGCTGGTTGCGTTCCCGCACTACCGGCTGATCCGCATGGTGGCCTGGCCGGTGATGTGGGTCACCCTCGGCCTGCTGCTGTTCCTGCTGATCCCGGTGGTTCCCTCCTGGCTGGTGACGCCTCGGAACGGCGCGCGTGCGTGGATCAATCTCGGGCCGGTCGACTTCCAGCCGTCTGAGGTGTGCAAGATCGCGTTTGTCCTGGTCGTGTCGGACTACCTTCGCTACCGCAGTTCCCACCGCACACTGACGGGGCTGCTGCCGATCGCCCTGATCACGTTCGTCCCCGTCGGCCTGATCATGCTCCAGCCGGACTTCGGCACCGCGGCGATCTTCATCCCGACGCTGTTCGCCATCCTGCTCGCCGCGGGCGCCAAGATCAAGCACTTGGTCGCGGTGGTCCTGATTGGTGCGGCGGCGGTTCCCGCCGCGTACCCGCTGCTCAAGCCCTACCAGAAGCAGCGGATCCTGGGGCTGGTGATGGTCATGAAGGGGGACCGCGAGGCAGCGAACGACACGACGTACCAGAGTTTCACCGCGATTACCCTGACTGGCGCGGGCGGGGTCTCGGGCCTGGAAGACGAGCAGTCCCGCGCGATGGTCCGCTTCAACCGTCTACCCGAGCGGCACAACGACATGGTCTTTGCCGTCGTTGTCAACCGCTTCGGGCTCCTGGGCGGTGTCGCGGTCCTGGGGCTGTACCTGGTCTGGTTTGCCGGCGCGCTCGCCACGGCGGCGATCAGCCGCGACCCGTTCGGCCGGCTCGTGGTGGTCGGCTGCACCGCGGCGGTGGCGGCGCAGATGTTCATCAACGTCGGGATGAACATCGGGCTGGTGCCGATCGTCGGGCTCACACTGCCCTACGTGAGTTACGGCGGGTCGAGCATGCTGACGGTCTGGATCATGACCGGCCTGATCTTCAGCGTCGCTACGCGCCGGCCCGCTCGGATGAGCCGGCCGACGTTCGAGTGGGACCGCGTCGAGCGGGATTGA
- a CDS encoding glycerol-3-phosphate dehydrogenase/oxidase encodes MIRDEMIGALRRRGDQAWDVVVIGGGATGAYVALDAASRGYSVALFERHDFGKGTSSRSTKLVHGGVRYLEQGNVSLVMEALKERGLLRDNAPHLVHDLAFIVPTFDWWEGPFYGIGLRLYDMLAGKFGFGASRNLSKEDTLARIPTLRTDGLRGGVMYFDGQFDDARLLINILQTAVEQGATAVNFCPVESMIIEDSVVAGVVARDAESGARLVARARVVVNATGPFADSVRRMAEPGAEAMIAPSTGVHLVLDRSFLPGDAAILVPHTPDGRVLFAIPWHGHALVGTTDNPIPTPVPEPHPTSDEIDFVLQTVSGYLQKPPMQADVLSCFSGIRPLVSAGGKSTAKLSRDHTVHIDPSGLLTIAGGKWTTSRRMAEDAVNHAATLGRLDERDCVTRSLRIHGHLDHPTPLADLGGYGSDAGEIETLRRSEPALAARLHPALPYTGAEVVWAARREMARGVEDVLARRTRALFLNARAAMEMAPAVAGLLAGELGKPEAWARAQVEEFAAVAAGYLPR; translated from the coding sequence ATGATCCGTGACGAGATGATCGGCGCCCTGCGTCGCCGGGGCGATCAGGCCTGGGACGTCGTCGTGATCGGCGGCGGCGCCACGGGGGCGTACGTGGCCCTCGACGCGGCCTCCCGCGGCTATTCCGTGGCGCTCTTCGAGCGGCACGACTTCGGTAAGGGAACCTCCAGCCGCTCGACGAAGCTTGTCCATGGCGGCGTGCGGTACCTGGAGCAGGGGAATGTCTCCCTCGTCATGGAGGCCCTCAAGGAGCGGGGCCTGCTCCGCGACAACGCGCCCCACCTGGTCCACGACCTCGCGTTCATCGTGCCGACCTTCGATTGGTGGGAGGGACCGTTCTACGGGATCGGCCTGCGGCTCTACGACATGCTCGCCGGCAAGTTCGGCTTCGGCGCCTCGCGGAATCTCAGCAAAGAGGACACGCTCGCCCGCATTCCGACGCTCCGCACGGACGGGCTCCGCGGCGGCGTGATGTACTTCGACGGTCAGTTCGACGACGCGCGCCTGCTGATCAACATCCTGCAGACCGCCGTCGAGCAGGGCGCTACGGCGGTCAACTTCTGCCCCGTCGAATCGATGATCATCGAGGACTCGGTCGTGGCGGGGGTTGTCGCGAGGGACGCGGAATCGGGCGCACGGCTGGTCGCCCGGGCGCGGGTCGTGGTCAACGCCACGGGCCCGTTCGCGGATTCGGTCCGGCGGATGGCCGAGCCGGGGGCGGAAGCGATGATCGCGCCGAGCACAGGGGTTCACCTGGTGCTCGACCGCTCGTTCCTGCCGGGCGATGCGGCCATCCTGGTGCCGCATACCCCGGACGGGCGCGTGCTGTTCGCGATCCCGTGGCACGGGCACGCGCTGGTCGGGACCACCGACAACCCCATCCCCACGCCGGTGCCCGAGCCCCACCCGACGAGCGACGAGATCGACTTCGTCCTGCAGACCGTCTCCGGGTATCTGCAGAAACCGCCGATGCAGGCGGACGTCCTCTCGTGCTTCAGCGGCATCAGACCGCTGGTGTCCGCCGGGGGCAAGAGCACGGCCAAGCTCTCCCGGGACCACACCGTCCACATCGATCCCTCCGGACTGCTGACGATCGCCGGCGGGAAGTGGACGACTTCGCGCCGGATGGCGGAAGACGCCGTGAACCACGCGGCGACGCTCGGCCGGCTGGACGAGCGAGACTGCGTGACGCGAAGCCTGCGGATCCACGGCCATCTCGACCATCCCACGCCGCTCGCCGACCTCGGCGGGTACGGGTCGGACGCGGGGGAGATCGAGACGCTGCGGAGGAGCGAGCCGGCCCTCGCGGCGAGGTTGCATCCGGCACTGCCCTATACCGGGGCCGAGGTGGTCTGGGCGGCTCGGCGCGAGATGGCGAGGGGTGTGGAAGATGTGCTGGCTCGCAGGACTCGCGCATTGTTCCTGAACGCTCGTGCGGCGATGGAGATGGCGCCGGCGGTCGCGGGGCTCCTGGCCGGCGAGCTGGGGAAACCCGAGGCGTGGGCGCGCGCGCAGGTCGAGGAGTTCGCGGCGGTCGCGGCGGGGTACCTGCCGCGGTAG
- a CDS encoding LemA family protein, which translates to MTPSIIIAVVLGGLLIVVALWVIAVYNSLVGKRVDADNGWAQIDVQLKRRYDLIPNLVETVKGYASHEKGTLEAVISARSRAVDVSNSSVAQRAEAENMLGQALGRLIALSEAYPDLKANSNFAALQEELASTENKIGFSRQHYNDCVARYEQARQMFPGSVVAGAFNFAKRDYFEVQDSGQREAPKVKFGA; encoded by the coding sequence ATGACGCCGTCCATCATCATCGCGGTCGTGCTCGGCGGTCTGCTGATCGTCGTCGCGCTCTGGGTCATCGCCGTGTACAACTCGCTTGTGGGCAAGCGGGTGGATGCGGACAACGGGTGGGCCCAGATCGACGTGCAGCTCAAGCGGCGGTACGACCTGATCCCCAACCTGGTCGAGACGGTGAAGGGGTACGCGTCCCATGAAAAGGGGACGCTCGAGGCGGTCATCTCGGCCCGGTCGCGGGCGGTGGACGTGTCGAACTCGTCGGTCGCCCAGCGGGCGGAGGCTGAGAACATGCTCGGCCAGGCGTTGGGCCGGCTGATCGCGCTCTCCGAGGCGTACCCGGATCTCAAGGCCAACAGCAACTTTGCGGCGCTGCAGGAAGAACTGGCCTCGACGGAGAACAAGATCGGCTTCTCGCGCCAGCACTACAACGACTGTGTGGCGAGGTACGAGCAGGCGAGGCAGATGTTTCCCGGCTCCGTGGTGGCTGGGGCGTTCAACTTCGCCAAGAGGGACTACTTCGAGGTTCAGGATTCCGGCCAGAGGGAGGCGCCGAAGGTCAAGTTCGGCGCGTGA